AGCGACTACTACCAAAAGATCCAGATCACTGTTCGGTCCCATTTCGCCACGTACTGCCGAGCCGAAAAGAATAATTTTTCTGGGATTTGCTGTGCTGATAATACGTGCAACTATTTGGTCTATAATTCTCTCTATAGGCATATTCTTCATGGATGCTCTCTTCTCATCGTCTGGAATCTCATCCGGAACTTTTGCATTATTGTAATGTACTTTTTATAATAATCAAGCCTTTTCCGCGAGGGATGAACCTGGGGCCGGGCTTTTATGTTCAAAATCCGGGAAAGTTCCATTGTCTGGCAATTGGAGATATGTTATATTGACCCCGAAAGGGGTCAAGTCTGCTTTTGACTCTTCTTGCCGGGGGGAACACTCCAAGGTCCCCCCTCACTCCTTCGGTACACTCAGGACAGGCCCTTCGGCGTTTCGTCCGATCTCCGTTCACCCTTCGACCGGCTCAGGGCGAACGGTGTAAGTGATTGATATTCCGTTCGTGTGGTTCAACCGGCTTCCGAGCATGGTGAGCTTGCCGAACCACATGCTCAGGACAGGCCCTTCGACCGGCTCAGGACAGGCCCGCTTTTCTTTCCCGGCGGAGGAGAAGGAAGAGTAGATCGGAAGATTGAGCCTCTCCTCACCAAAAGATATTTTTAATCCTTGACATCCTGTACTTTCGTAATTACAATGTAGATACATGCCAGATAGGGGAGCTGAATCATGAGAGCACGTGTTGTGAAAATAGGCAATTCCCAGGGGATCCGCATTCCGAAACCCATTCTTGAGCAGACAGGAATCATGGAGGATGTTGAGCTTAGGGTTGAGAAGGATCAGATTATTATTCGTCCGGTCCCGGATCCAAGGGCCGGTTGGGATGCGGCTTTCAAATCAATGTCCGAGAAAAATGATGATGTGCTGATTGACGGGGACGAAAATATCTCACATTCCTGGGATGAAGAAGAATGGCAATGGTAGTCAAGAGGTTTGATGTCTATTTGGTCAATCTCGATCCGACGGTTGGATCTGAGATCCGGAAAACCCGGCCCTGCTTAGTGATCTCACCTGATGAAATGAACAGACATATCCGGACCGTCATTGTTGCTCCGATGACTACGGCAGATAAGGACTATCCCACACGGGTGCCATGCAGGTTTCAGAAGAGAAATGGGCGAATCGTCCTGGATCAGATTCGAACAATAGACAAGACACGACTTTTGAAAAAGACGGGTTCTATTAATGCCGATACCCAGGTAGAGGTTATTTCCGTTTTGCAACGGTTATTTGCATTTTAGTGGCGGAGGCAAAGGGGTCTGCTTTTGGCTTTTGTTGACGGTACTGAACCCAGATCAGGACAGGCCCGCTTTTCTTTCCCGGCGGGGAGAGGGGGCGAAAGGGGTCAAGTCTGCTCTTGACTCACATTGCCGAGGGGGATACTCACAAGCCCCCCTCATCACGGCCTTCTCCCCGGCGGAGAGAAGGAGCAACCGAACGGTCCAGGTGATCTTCCCTCCGTACCCCTGCCGGGAGCACGCGGCGCTCAACCTCCTGGATCCTGCGATGTTCCATCCACCTTCTTTTCTATGAAAGGTTGTCTCGGTATTGGGATCCACTTCACAACCGAACGGCCCCTGTGCCTGTTATGAGCAAAGCAAAGGATTATGGGATCGATGCCGAGGGCAAACAGGCGTTATTTGCCGGGCGATCTATAAAAGTATGGCAGCTCACACATCGGTTCCACGCAGCCGAGGATCACGGCTTTCTTCCGGCAAAAACGTCAAAAATACTTCTAACAATTTCTTGAATCTTTCTTCCCTTTTTGATACATTGTAGATAACCCGAATTTGCAGAGTGTGATCTTGCTTCCGGTTTTATGTATTGATCAGCAACCAGTTTTAGGCGGCCCTTTGGGGCAGGATTCTGACGTGTTCTGATCCATGCAAAACCGGCAATCCCCCCGGGTTTTTGAGCGTTCTGATGTGATAAGTTTTCCACGGAAGGTTTTTCTCTTGGAAAAAACCAGGATCGCCCATTATATCAAACCGAAACATCTGCAGGATCTTCTACGGAGGAATGCTGCTTTTCTTGAGGTTCCCCTCGTCCTGCGCGATGACGATGGAAATGTGATTGCCGAATTTCCCGACAATGCCTTTTCCTCTTCGAATGCCGAATCCATGGAGATCTGTCCCGTTTCGGTGCGGGGGAAACTGCTCGGCACTCTGTCGGGGTACGGCAATCCGCCTTTTACTGGTGAACGTCTTCGGAAGGCGCTGAAAAACGTTGTGGCGCATCTGACCGATCTGATCCTCTGTGAGGTAAAACTCGACAGCATGTCGGAGGAACTTCTCCACAACTACAAGGTGTTAAATCTTTTTTATAACGTCAGCAACTCTTTGGTCAATATCCTGAATGTCCGGAAGGTCTGTAATATTATTCTGGAGCGGATTGTTGCAACGATCGGGCTTTCCAAGGCCTCGGTCCTT
This window of the Deltaproteobacteria bacterium genome carries:
- a CDS encoding AbrB/MazE/SpoVT family DNA-binding domain-containing protein, which produces MRARVVKIGNSQGIRIPKPILEQTGIMEDVELRVEKDQIIIRPVPDPRAGWDAAFKSMSEKNDDVLIDGDENISHSWDEEEWQW
- a CDS encoding type II toxin-antitoxin system PemK/MazF family toxin, encoding MAMVVKRFDVYLVNLDPTVGSEIRKTRPCLVISPDEMNRHIRTVIVAPMTTADKDYPTRVPCRFQKRNGRIVLDQIRTIDKTRLLKKTGSINADTQVEVISVLQRLFAF